The DNA segment TGTTGCATAAATTTGATATGCAAAATTCTGACAGACAATACAGATGGGTGTGCCGTGCTCGTCTACATGCTCGTTGCCCAATATGAGCAGTGGCGGCAGCGAAATGCTCGCGGCCACCAGCCATACGAGCGCAACGCAAGCCATCATGCGACGCGGTGTACGCTTGACGCCATACTCTAGCGGCTTTGTAATGGCCAAATAGCGATCCACCGAGATGGCGCACAAATTCAATATGGAGGCAGTGCAGCAGAGTACATCAAACGACACCCAAATGTCGCACAGTATGGGACCGAAATTCCACTTGTCCAACACCTCATACAGCATAGCCATCGGCATGACCAGCAGCGCGACACAGAGATCAGAGAGCGCCAGCGAGACGAGCAGATAGTTGCAGGGGCGCCGCAGCTTACGTACCATGCACACGGCAATGCAGACCAGCACATTGCCAATAACAGTGCCGATAATGATGAGCAACAGCACAATGCTGACAATAATCGCTTGCCATGGCGGCAGTTCGATTTCGCCGCCGAACTCGTCTTCGTTCGATCCCTGCTCCGACGGTGATGTTGCGGCGGCGCTAACGTCGGTGGGGTGTGCGCCAACCATGGGATCCCAAATGCTGCTGGTTGTGATGAGTGCGGCGCTTGCACCGccaccgctgccgctgccgctacCAGCGCCGGCATAACTCGCGTTAATACTGTTTGCATTTTGATTGCTGCCGTTCAGCGCGCCACTGCCGCTAACGTTCGACAACGTTGACGTGAGACTGATAACATCGGTTATGGAAGTTAAGTTCGTGCTAAATGCGCTGCTATTGAACTCATCAACGCTAACGCTCACTGATGGCGCCGCGTCAGGCGCGCTGTACGCAATACCTGCGCCGACGCTCAACGCTGGATTTGTGGGCTTGCTGTTGGGTAGCGAGCGGCGGCGCACTTGTGTAGCGGTGACAGTGGCGGCAGCTGAAGCCTGCGCTAGCCAATTGCTAAGCGGTAGTGTGAGCAGTAGAAGGACGGTGGCATGTAGCGTGTGGCGCAGTGCTCGCGGGCTGGGCTGCGCGCGTAGTAACAATTTGTGGcgtatgttgctgttgttgctattatttgcGGTGGTTTTGTTTGGGTGACGGCTAGGCGCAAAGCGCTTTGGAAGCGTGCATGTgttgtatttatgttttgtagGTGTATTTGTTTCGcaatagtgttgttgttgtagttgttggacGTCCGACTGCATGTATGAagccatataaaatataaatagggTTGTATGAgtattcaaatgaaaatttttgtatgaatgaaaattagcaaaaaaatggTTTGTGGAAAATTCTAGAAAAACTCGCTTAAAAACTCAAATTAAGCTTTTTATGTGCTAATTCTAACTTGACTAGTTAAttaccaaataattttttgttttttgttttaagaccAAAGCGCGCAACGTCGCCTTAGTCTGCCAGCAGCTTTTGCTCGTGTTTTGCGTGGAAATATATGCGGCGCGCAGGCTTTAGTGCTTTCAACGCCCGCGCTTTCAGTTGACGCGGCAAATTCCATAAATCCATTTATCTCCCGCTTACTCCCGGGATTTTGCTCGCAATTGCTTTGTGGCTTCTGTGACTTTGTGTCGATTCATGCTTCATGCGCGCGCTCCACACTAAGCCCAAGTGGTTGCTGATAATTTTCTCGTTTACGTTTTTCTCCGCTTTTGTTTCGcttaattttcgttttatcgTCAGAATTAGTTGCGCCTAATCTGTTTGTCATTAATCATAATTGTGGCGTTTACACAGTTTGCGCGCTTATTTTCATAGTTAAATGAGGAAGTCTCACATCTCAATCAATTTAGTCTGACTCGCCGCTTTATTTAGTGTGTTCTTGTGCAATTTGactttggtttttttgttttttttttttgtttttcacgtTCGTATTATGTTTTCTTCACCTTCAAGAATTCTTGTTAGTTTCTTGGTCATCTCATTTGTTGCTCGTACCATTTCATTTATGGCACTTAATCACCGGCATCTCCGAACTGGGATTCGTTGCAATTAATCTTGTTATAGTACAACTTGTTAGTCTCAGAGTTTCGTGGAATATATTTCTCATCGGGGATTTGCTATCCATCAACTTATTCACGTGTCTAAATTTAGCAAGGTTATACTATGGGGATTGTTTTGTTGAAGTGAAACCGTTCGATTTGACTGCTTCATCTATCATAGATGGATTGTTGAAACTATGTGCTGATTGTCCAGTTGCTGTAATGGAAAAAAAGAACATTTAAGGcttgagttaaaaaaattttataaagaagtgTTTCAAGAGACATTTCAATAAATGCTTTTATAATCCTAACAGATATGTTACCACAAAGGGTATATTCCccataaaacccaaaatttacCATCATATGTTGGATTCCAATTTTCacccattaaaaaaatatcatttaagtGTTTTAGAGTATTTTTTAGGGTATCCGAGATATACAACTTAGAGCTAACTTGATGGTTgaaaattactatataatatgaTATGATAATATTCTCAACATATGTGAAAAGATGCCGTATTTCTAAGGTTTGTAATTGAAATTGATATTAACTTAtatgttttaaaacaaaataaaaacaaaaactagttAGATGAGCAATATTAACAttcctacaaaaaaaattttttttggtttggtgcagAACAGTAGTTAGTAGGTTGAATATTCCCGCTACTagatgttttttcttctttattatgaacaagagctgatatggaaaatatgACTTGTTTTCTCGTATCAACTCACAAAATATATCCAAAATCAAGTATAAAATATAAGGCACCAAAATGAGTGTAGGCCAGTGATATAGACGGTTAATATCAATCCCAACCACTTCGCCAGGGTCTGTCTAGAAAAAGCCGGGAAATAGAGGAAAAAGTGACATGATGACTCCACCTCGCTTTTCTCCATCTAGCTTTAGCTTTAACctataaaacatttttgacaTTACTACGGTAAGAGGTCTCACCACGTCACAAAAGTTTTAAGTCCACCTATACTTTCATCACTCTCTCCTAGATGTTTACCTTCAAACCAATATGTCAAgagtttattcttttttctattgcAGAAGTAAACGCTATTTggagttttacttttttaatttctcagtATAAGGACTTTCAACCAActtatttgttaatttgttataaataagcaataaatatatttctgatgatctatttatacatatcctgttcatacatatgtatagcctGTAAGTCTGCCACAAAGTTTGTGAAGGGTGCTATAACTTCGGTGTAGccaaagttttcttaaaaatgtgatATAATATGATTCAATCTCCATGGCTGGATGATGGGAGCTTTCAGCTAATTTTATTCTACCTTGATTTTGGAGATTTCAACAGAAAACCAAGTAAGGTTCAGACAggtattattaaataatttgtatcgCAATTTCTTTTACACAAATCTTTTATGATTTAGAAATCTGCTTGTATAACAGAACAGACTATAATACTAGTAAAGTTAGGAATTAAAAACTAGTAATATTTATGATATATAGAATactaaagaaactaaaaaaccTCATATTAGAAAAGATGAAAAAACGACGATCTGTAAAGATTAATTTGATTTACTGTTATTTCGAAATTACAATTAGTTAAAAGAAACTCACTAGCTTCTCAGTTAAAGTTGAAGtctcaaaaaattataacaattcaCTTTATCCATTTCAAGttaattttcaaccaaaaataCAATTACCGACCTTTCGAATCGTCCATTCCATGCCATGTCACTTTGTTTGTTTCAAAGTAAATCTCGAAAGCTGCTGcaaacatttgaaatatttgttactttagTAGATTCTGCAGAATAATGAGTCGAGTCAAAGCAGTTGCTTGCCTCTGCTCATATCCCAAGATGGCAACAAAGTGTGAACAAAATATTCTGCTTACAATTTTGCTGATAATGCAAGTTCGGTTGCCTGGTATTTGCTCCAAATTGACAGAGCACACATTCTGGCGAGCTAATGGAATACTCAGTAGGAGCAAATCAAAGCTTCTTTGCAACAAAATGAAAAGAGCACAAAAGGAAAAAACTCGCATTATGAAATTGTGGGCTTTAATCTCTTTAGATATGCCACGACATGCGGATCTATGATTATTCAGAAGCTCTTTGGAAAATTGTGCTGGTGCTTGCGTGTCCATAGTAAAATATGGTGCGTTGGTTTGCGTGCCAATTATGGGTGTATAGACTTGACTATTTTTTCTTACTGAATCACTGTGGTTTAGATATACACATTTTCACTAAACTAAAGCAAAATATAGTGTAGTGCTAGCATTGTATCGCGGATTGCCATTGTTGTTTTCTCTAGAAATCTAGTTGTTTTCTGAAAGGGAAACTCTTAAGGccgaaaaatgttttgtttgtttaagaAATAGTCTAATACGAGCTGCGAGAATTAGGTCAGAATAATCTTTACGACTAATAAACTAGCAAATGTATTTTCTCATCATATTTGATACAGTCTGCCAAAAACACttacattttcaattattttaatacaaattcttatatattcCTCCTTAGCTAATAATTTACCAACGATTAAACTAATTTTGCATATActtgatatacatacacaatatattAGCGTCAATTAGGATGGCCATCAGTagcttcagcgaattttgcttTCACCTCATTTGTGGTGAAGCAGTCGTTTTAGTTCCGTCGTCATATTCATAGAAGCACGTCTCGTTATCAGTAATGCTGCGTTTGAAGAATGTAGAGTTCTCAACTATATAGGTTGTCGAGCAACTCCCTTGCAACTTCGACTTGTTGTTTTGGCAAAATTTGCTGGTATTTTTCCAGGAGTCTAGCAATCAtgcgcttcatacccaaaaaacTAACTGagatgtgttgagtcgatccataagagatattGATATCCTCTCTTGGTTTAGTTTATATGGGTCAAATTTAATCAatggtatatacatagataGAAGTAAGTTGCTTCTATTGAAGCTGTTCTGTTTAAGTTGTAGCTATGGTCTTAAAGTTCTTAAGAGAGTAGTGAATCCAACACATTATAATAGCTGTTAAAACTGCCTGCCAGCACTGAGAAAATAGcaaatacatattatttactatacataaaagaaaatctTTTCAAGAGTCTATAAATGGAAAAAGTAGAACTGAAGAAGGCGGTTTTACTACTTTAAGTGAGgtaatgtttcttttttatcgAATTTAACGCGGTTACTTTGTTTTTGCTATAAATGTAATGACAGTTTTGCGACATGGAGGTGAGATTGACAACAGTGCTGATATGCGAAAAGAGATCACATCGCCTCCATGACAAAGGTGAGAACACAGAACAGACCTCTTAGGTCGCACTGAAAGCGACCATTCAATTTTTTCTATCAATCTCGTATGacacatacatttttgaattctCAAAGGTAACGCGCATAAtataaaccaacaaaaaattattttattttcatcaaatgttgaccatttaaaacaaatttatattttctcatgctttattttttactttttcaaaaatattacaaatattagaaataacAAATTTCCTGGGCTTATTGGTTCATATGATATGATAGATAATATTTAAGGAATAATTATTCTAAGTAAATCGGCTAATTCAAACTTTATATACTGTGACGACTGAAATGTTTTAGGTTAAAATTAAATCGACAGAGCTGCCAAGGCATCAAAACTtcactttgaaaataatttgaaatatgaaaaatcatATTAAAGATATATTTCTGAATATCTAAACTAACGAGGTTCATATTCATATTAATAGActaaaatttcttcatttttgttttatcgaaGTTTGCTGCCAAAAGCGAAATATAGGTATTCAAAGCTCAAAATTTGTctaattatgtaaaaattacaaacttttattttagagAAGATAAAAGTATGTAATGGTGCAAAAGTTAGATTAATGAATAAGGGAAAATCTAAAGGAAACACAAGCATATGCCTACAGTTACCCTTTTTTGAGAGAATTTCAAAAGCCTAACgactgaaaaattatttaatatttttatttaatacaaaagGGCTCGTTGCAAACATAACATTTAGGAGCTTTATCCAAATGTAGGTATTTTTTATCCCAATAATAGGCAATAGATTAcaccaaatgaaaaaaaacgaaCATAAATACCAAAACACCCTAAAAATGTCCACTAAATCAAATCTGCAATGCTTTGTTGTGAATTCCAGAAATAGCaaagcaattttcttttttgttcaaattgctttgttgcaaataatttttattgcctaTGTTAGAAACAAGCTGCGAGCCAGCGACAATAGCTTGACCTACAAGCGAATAATGTGCGATCTACTGCGCATATTTACATCAAACAGTCTTGTTTACGCTATTGTATACAAATACAACGAATAACATATATGATTACATTGTAAACAATGCCGCATACAAACACAGAAGGGCACCTCTGCATTTTACGACGTCCCTAACAAGCGTATTTGCCGAAAGGAAATTCCAAGAAAGCATAAAAAACGCAAACGAACAGAgcacaataaaattataatggcatacaaatatttacacacacaagcacactcatatatacatacatgcagtagcatatatatatttgtgtgcacatgtgtgtgtgttattgtCGCCAAATCGCTTAAACTCGCACACAAATTACGTCAAATTGATTTAACCGAAAATCCGTTAAGTCACCATAGGAAGCGcacgttactcatacgccatggcgcgCCACACATTGTTATAATGTGACAAACCAAAATAATGTAATCACATGCGCACGTAAGCGAATACACAAAAAATACGCGAAAGGACTTAAATTCCTCGCTAAGCATAATAATTTTGGCAATATTATGTGTGCGTCAAGCGTTTGGTGGTGTGAGTGTGTAAGGGAAGCGATtgacaaatataatatttaatagcaCGTATACTGGCGCACCCACTCGCAAGCGTGGTCGTGAAGCCTTAAATATGCATTAGCACATAAATGGGCGTAATTGTGCTATAAAATTCCGGATTGCATACCCTTCAGGTGCGCAGCATTGTTAATGAGTTTCACACAGGACTGTACTTATAGCTACAAATATATTCTCTCTAATTACTCTTAAGAGGAAGTCTTATGAACATTTTAAGTCTTTGCGAGAGTGTTGCGAATTTCTAATTAATACTAATTTAGATATTTCATTCTTTCTTGGCACAAATTAGAAACAGAAAAGcttgtattaataataattaataaattccaATCTGGCTCAATTTTAGCAAATTTGTCAAACTAATCTcatatattcttattttttctcagatttaaaagtatttaagaTTCAAAAGTGgcttaaatatttcttcaactAAGTTCATCGTTTTGAGCTTCGTTGAATagtgtgaagaaaaaaattgtaagagaTACTTTTACAATAACagtttttgacagatcatgcgtgAGACGTCACAAGCTGTCATGCTATTTTTGATCAGTATTATTAGCATTTTATCttagaaagacttacgcctgaacaacgtttacaatcCGTTTAACATTACTACGACAatttacgttctgtaaagaaagGGTTTTGCGCGCTTAATTtatagtcaacataatcggcctgctgagagtactattcgcaacaccatacCCTATCTTGAGACTCAGCAGTCATCGAATCCAGCGCGCAGCgatgaaaatatagcagcattagctgagagtgtacacgaagtcCGTGAAGAGTTGATTTGGTGCCGTTTGTGGCATCTGTAATGGTATGacacgacttggcgcattttacgtcgacatcttaaattgaaagcgtataaaatacagcttgtgcaagaactgaagaaTCGGTGGACCTTTCCAAGAGATATACCTTCGTTATGTGGGCTTTTGAAAGATCCAAGAAGATACGACGTTTTCGacccaaattttattcagctatGAAGccaatttctggctcaatgagtatgcAATCAAACAAGAtcgccgcatttgggacgaagagaaaCCTGAAAAGATTTAAGATCAGctatttcattcagaaaaaacaacagttataTGTGGTTTGTGGTTTATGAAccattcttcaaaaatgatgctggtaggaacgtagtcgtcaatggcgaccgttatagcgctatttgatgcctgaaatagaagctcgtgatctcagcgacgTATGGTTTTACCAAGACGACATCACTTCTCCACATCGAATCAATCAATTGagttattgagagaacacttcagtgttCTCGTTTTAGACCGGTCGGTCGTCTGATATCACActtttagactttttcctatgggcatatgtaaagtctaaagcttatgcggacaattccgttTCTATTCAGGCCTTGGACCAAAGCATAACGCGCGTCCTTCGCCAGTTGCcagtcgaaaattggactcaagagacggaccatctgagacgtagccgcggccaacatttaaaagagatataCTTCAAAAAATGAAggctaaaaaatattctttcgaatgatagtaaacgttttccattaaatttgaaatttttgtgtgttttttctttaaaaaagtcgGGAACACAGAAAtcgatcaccctttataattttgtaaaactctaacgttaattaattttgtgcCAAAACGAGCCGAAATAATGAATCCTTGCAATGAAGATTGTCGTTCAGGCACGATCTGACATCGTACTTCGGTATCGAAActagaattttaaaatagaaCAGTGTTACTCTTttaccatatgtatgtgtaaatatggtAAATGGAAGTAAGTATCAATAACTTTATATAATTATCAAAagatttatgttttgtttatacatatgtaaatgcatatttattcctgaaatatctatttttactcttgttattatttcagaatatataaatattccgAAACCCCCAGTCACCATCCGCAGCAGTCACTTCTGGCGTGATGTTAAACGCGTTTAAAATGCCCATAAATATTAATCATGTATGTGTATTATCAAACATTTTGTCCCgtgtaataataaatttctataGTAATCGCATTAAGCATAAATAATGAATGTGATGAGTTGCGCCAACAAGCCAAAAAACACAAGTATTACCCGCCAACAAAGGTGAAATCGCACAAAAACGACAACAAACAGTTTACATAAATTATGTTGTGCATATGAATGTACACGGCTGGCAGTTAGACTgcaatatctttaaaaattccaatttaA comes from the Bactrocera neohumeralis isolate Rockhampton chromosome 2, APGP_CSIRO_Bneo_wtdbg2-racon-allhic-juicebox.fasta_v2, whole genome shotgun sequence genome and includes:
- the LOC126751328 gene encoding 5-hydroxytryptamine receptor 1, with the protein product MASYMQSDVQQLQQQHYCETNTPTKHKYNTCTLPKRFAPSRHPNKTTANNSNNSNIRHKLLLRAQPSPRALRHTLHATVLLLLTLPLSNWLAQASAAATVTATQVRRRSLPNSKPTNPALSVGAGIAYSAPDAAPSVSVSVDEFNSSAFSTNLTSITDVISLTSTLSNVSGSGALNGSNQNANSINASYAGAGSGSGSGGGASAALITTSSIWDPMVGAHPTDVSAAATSPSEQGSNEDEFGGEIELPPWQAIIVSIVLLLIIIGTVIGNVLVCIAVCMVRKLRRPCNYLLVSLALSDLCVALLVMPMAMLYEVLDKWNFGPILCDIWVSFDVLCCTASILNLCAISVDRYLAITKPLEYGVKRTPRRMMACVALVWLVAASISLPPLLILGNEHVDEHGTPICIVCQNFAYQIYATLGSFYIPLSVMLFVYYQIFRAARRIVLEEKRAQTHLQHALNGTGSPPGNTDLTVMGSGNGQRHSSYGNTSLTYSTCGGLSAHHTSGSGGAVSGTSGLLGSPHQKKLRFQLAKEKKASTTLGIIMSAFTICWLPFFILALIRPFVESETVHVPPSLASLFLWLGYANSLLNPIIYATLNRDFRKPFQEILYFRCSSLNTMMRENYYQDQYGEPPSQRVMLGDERHGARESFL